The DNA region TCCAGAAGCTGCTCGCCGTCGTCGAACGCATGCTGGTGCTGAGCAGCGAGTCCAGGGTGACCAACGCCATCGCGGCCTACAGCGCTCTGCTGCAGGCCAAGGAACGGGCCGGCCTGGAGCGCGCCATGGGGGCGGTCGGGTTCAGTTCGGGAGAGTTCCGGCCCGCGATTTACCAGAAGTTCGTCGAGCTGATCGCTCTGCAGGACATCCTGCTCGGCGTGTTCCGCAAGCACGCCGGCGGGGAGCAGGTCGCCTTCCTGGAGAAAACCGTCGCCGGTTCGCCGGTCCAGGAAGTCGCGCGCATGCGCGAGGTCGCGATCGACAGTCCGCAGAGCGGCGACCTCAAGGGTATCCAGGGTCCGCAGTGGTTCGATGTGATCACGCAGAAGATCGATCTGCTGAAGCGGGTCGAGGACAAGGTGGCGGGCGACCTGATGACACTGACCGAGACCATCAGGGCGGAGAGCGAGAGAGGCTATGGGGTCGTCGCGGCTGCCGCCCTGATTGTCCTGTTGGTCGCCCTGGGCTTCGGCGTCTTCGTGACGCTGACCACGACCCGGCCAATCGGCGCCATAACGGAGGTGGTCAATCGCCTGGCCGGCGGTGATACCGGCATCGAGGTCCGGCACACGGAACGCAGTGACGAGATCGGCGCGATCGCCCGCGCCGTCGGGGTTTTCCAGCGCAACGCGGCCGAAATGGAGCAGCTGCGCCGGGAACGGGCGGAGAGCGAGGAACGCGCCGTGGCGGAGAAGCGCGCCGCGATGCAGTCTCTTGCCTCGAGCTTCGAGTCCTCCGTCAAGGTCGTCGTCGAATCGGTGTCGAGCGCCTCGGCGCAGATCGAGGCGAGCGCCAAGACCGTTGCCGACAGCGCCGACCAGACCAAGGAGCAGTCGGACACCGTGGCCTCGGCCTCGGAACTGACGACGAGGAACGTCAACACCGTGGCCGCGGCCGCCGAGGAGCTGAGCGCCTCGATCGGCGAGATCAGCCGGCAGGTGTCCGAGTCCTCGAGGATCGCTCAGGACGCGGTGGCGCAGGCCGACCAGACCAACGGTGAGGTCCGCAGCCTAGTCGACGCCGCCCAGAACGTCGGCGCCGTGGTCAACCTGATCTCGGACATCGCGGAGCAGACCAACCTTCTGGCGCTCAACGCGACCATCGAGGCGGCGCGCGCCGGCGAAGCCGGCAAGGGCTTCGCTGTGGTGGCCAGCGAGGTGAAGAGCCTCGCCAACCAGACGGCCAAGGCGACCGACGATATCTCCCAGCAGATCGGGACGATCCAAGAGGCGACCGGCTCCGCGGCCTCGGCGATCGAGGGAATCGGCGCCACGGTCGGCCGGATCAACGAGATTGCCGGGGCGGTCGCGGCGGCGGTCGAGGAACAGGGCGCGGCAACCAAGGAGATCGCCCGCAACGTCCAGGAGGCGGCCTCCGGGACGCAGCAGGTCTCGACCACCATCGCCGATGTCAGGGACGCCGCCGCCGAAAGCGGCCGGACAGCGACCGAAATGCGCGAGGCCACCAATCAGCTCTCACGGGAATCCGGCAAGCTCTCCAAAGAGGTCGACCGCTTCCTGGACCGGGTGCGCGCCGCCTGACGCCGGCCGGGTCGCTCAGCGCGGCGGCGACAGCGCGGCGCTGCTGCCTACCGTCGTGGCGACCTGCTCGCCGAGCCA from Kiloniellales bacterium includes:
- a CDS encoding nitrate- and nitrite sensing domain-containing protein — protein: MLSTVRNAGIGARIALAVGIPILSLVLISAAFVFDKYRLASEMAQLQALARLAPVASNLVHDLQKERGRSAGFISSQGKKFARSLPEQRSVTDRSLKAFQTAAEAARGGGYGVALNELLDRADRALAELAGKRRQVDGFEISVGEMAGYYTPTIQKLLAVVERMLVLSSESRVTNAIAAYSALLQAKERAGLERAMGAVGFSSGEFRPAIYQKFVELIALQDILLGVFRKHAGGEQVAFLEKTVAGSPVQEVARMREVAIDSPQSGDLKGIQGPQWFDVITQKIDLLKRVEDKVAGDLMTLTETIRAESERGYGVVAAAALIVLLVALGFGVFVTLTTTRPIGAITEVVNRLAGGDTGIEVRHTERSDEIGAIARAVGVFQRNAAEMEQLRRERAESEERAVAEKRAAMQSLASSFESSVKVVVESVSSASAQIEASAKTVADSADQTKEQSDTVASASELTTRNVNTVAAAAEELSASIGEISRQVSESSRIAQDAVAQADQTNGEVRSLVDAAQNVGAVVNLISDIAEQTNLLALNATIEAARAGEAGKGFAVVASEVKSLANQTAKATDDISQQIGTIQEATGSAASAIEGIGATVGRINEIAGAVAAAVEEQGAATKEIARNVQEAASGTQQVSTTIADVRDAAAESGRTATEMREATNQLSRESGKLSKEVDRFLDRVRAA